A region from the Sandaracinus amylolyticus genome encodes:
- a CDS encoding sulfurtransferase: protein MSLDPIVDPRTLVARQERANLVLVDARSGKDSRERFEAGHLEGARHVDLDRGLSAHVSNPAHGGRHPLPDPQMFARVLAWLGVSSQKRIVIYDDKGGANAAARLWWMLRATGHPRVQVIDGGYDAAVAAGIPVVRGPSEHSDQTTAPIGGWASPLADIDEVARAASDPGRLVLDVRDPSRYRGEADPFDPNPGHIPGAVNAPYASNLDVDGRFLSRDELAARYRALIGNRDPSDVIVSCGSGVTACHTLLAMEHAGLPGAKLYVGSFSEWARSGRPVAKGDQRG from the coding sequence ATGAGCCTCGACCCGATCGTCGATCCACGCACGCTGGTGGCGCGGCAGGAGCGCGCGAACCTGGTCCTCGTCGACGCGCGCAGCGGCAAGGACTCGCGCGAGCGCTTCGAGGCCGGTCACCTCGAGGGCGCGCGCCACGTCGATCTCGATCGCGGGCTCTCCGCGCACGTCTCGAACCCCGCGCACGGCGGGCGCCATCCGCTGCCCGATCCCCAGATGTTCGCGCGCGTGCTCGCGTGGCTCGGCGTGAGCTCGCAGAAGCGCATCGTCATCTACGACGACAAGGGCGGCGCGAACGCGGCGGCGCGCCTCTGGTGGATGCTGCGCGCGACCGGTCATCCGCGCGTGCAGGTGATCGACGGCGGCTACGACGCCGCGGTCGCGGCGGGGATCCCGGTGGTGCGCGGTCCCTCGGAGCACAGCGATCAGACGACCGCGCCGATCGGCGGGTGGGCCTCGCCGCTCGCCGACATCGACGAGGTCGCGCGTGCCGCGAGCGATCCCGGACGCCTCGTGCTCGACGTGCGTGATCCCTCGCGGTACCGCGGCGAGGCCGATCCCTTCGATCCCAACCCCGGGCACATCCCGGGCGCGGTGAACGCACCGTACGCGTCGAACCTCGACGTCGACGGGCGCTTCCTGTCGCGCGACGAGCTCGCGGCGCGGTATCGCGCGCTGATCGGGAACCGCGATCCGAGCGACGTGATCGTGTCGTGTGGATCGGGCGTCACCGCGTGCCACACGCTGCTCGCGATGGAGCACGCCGGGCTGCCGGGCGCGAAGCTCTACGTCGGCTCGTTCAGCGAGTGGGCGCGCAGCGGGCGCCCGGTCGCCAAGGGCGACCAGCGGGGCTGA
- a CDS encoding RNA polymerase sigma factor → MTAPLRIHALPHPDEPSDVQLVERALAGDRWAEEAIYRRHVHRVTTVAARLLRCRADIEDVVQDVFLTAFRDLAALRTPERLAGWLAASTVHRVHKIFRRRKLQRLLGLDRSVHDETLVDQARDDVTPEMRAELALIDRVLDQLAHDDRMAWVLRHLLGYQVTEVAELTECSLATVHRRLARAQARVDASFGSDRDA, encoded by the coding sequence ATGACCGCACCACTTCGCATCCACGCGCTGCCCCATCCCGACGAGCCGAGCGACGTGCAGCTCGTCGAGCGCGCGCTCGCCGGCGATCGCTGGGCCGAGGAGGCGATCTACCGCCGCCACGTGCACCGGGTGACGACCGTCGCGGCGCGCCTGCTGCGCTGTCGCGCCGACATCGAGGACGTGGTGCAGGACGTCTTCCTCACCGCGTTCCGCGACCTCGCGGCGCTGCGCACGCCCGAGCGCCTCGCCGGGTGGCTCGCGGCGAGCACGGTGCATCGGGTGCACAAGATCTTCCGGCGCCGGAAGCTGCAGCGGCTGCTCGGGCTCGACCGCAGCGTGCACGACGAGACGCTGGTCGATCAGGCGCGCGACGACGTGACGCCGGAGATGCGCGCGGAGCTCGCGCTGATCGACCGCGTGCTCGATCAGCTCGCCCACGACGACCGGATGGCGTGGGTGCTGCGCCACCTGCTCGGATACCAGGTCACGGAGGTCGCGGAGCTCACCGAGTGCTCGCTCGCCACCGTGCACCGCCGCCTCGCGCGCGCTCAGGCGCGCGTCGATGCCAGCTTCGGGAGCGACCGCGATGCCTGA